From Excalfactoria chinensis isolate bCotChi1 chromosome 4, bCotChi1.hap2, whole genome shotgun sequence, one genomic window encodes:
- the CYSLTR1 gene encoding cysteinyl leukotriene receptor 1, translating into MTTLLNDSLCQHTIDDFRNRVYSTLYSMISIVGFAGNGVVLFVLIRTFRQRTAFQVYMLNLAMSDFLCVCTLPLRVVYYVHQGHWFFSDILCRLSSYALYVNLYCSIFFMTAMSFFRCIAIVFPVQNINLVTERKAKFVCIGIWIFVTLTSAPFLLNGTYQHGNKTKCFEPPENNEKTNIIMILDFIALFLGFVLPFIIITICYTMIIRTLLKNSLKKNQANRKKAIWMIIIVTATFLVSFTPYHILRTVHLHVLRLRRSSCEDTAYLQKSVVVTLPLAAANCCFDPLLYFFSGGNFRKRLTTFRKASSSSITQAFRKKFSLKERDDEPFGESHKENGNAPVVAS; encoded by the coding sequence ATGACCACACTCCTCAATGACTCATTGTGCCAACACACCATCGATGACTTCCGAAACCGCGTGTACTCCACGCTGTACTCCATGATCAGCATCGTGGGCTTTGCTGGCAATGGAgttgtgctctttgtgctcATCAGGACGTTCCGGCAGCGGACGGCCTTCCAAGTGTACATGCTCAACCTGGCCATGTCAGACTTCCTCTGCGTGTGCACCCTCCCCCTGCGTGTGGTCTATTACGTCCACCAAGGGCACTGGTTCTTCAGTGACATCCTATGCAGGCTCAGCTCCTACGCTTTGTACGTCAACCTCtactgcagcattttcttcatgACTGCCATGAGCTTCTTCCGCTGCATAGCCATCGTTTTTCCAGTTCAGAACATCAATTTGGTCACAGAGAGGAAGGCGAAATTTGTCTGCATCGGGATCTGGATTTTTGTTACCCTGACAAGTGCTCCTTTTCTGTTGAATGGGACTTACCAACACGgcaacaagaccaagtgcttTGAACCCCCTGAAAACAACGAGAAGACCAACATAATTATGATCCTGGATTTTATCGCCCTCTTTTTGGGCTTCGTTCTCCCCTTTATCATCATTACCATTTGCTACACCATGATCATAAGGACCCTCCTGAAGAACTCCTTGAAGAAGAACCAGGCCAACCGCAAGAAGGCCATCTGGATGATCATCATCGTGACGGCCACCTTCCTGGTGAGCTTCACCCCATACCACATCCTGCGCACCGTTCACCTGCATGTCCTGCGGCTGCGGCGCTCCAGCTGTGAGGATACGGCCTATCTGCAGAAGTCAGTGGTGGTGACGCTGCCATTGGCTGCAGCCAACTGCTGCTTTGACCCATTGCTCTACTTCTTCTCAGGGGGCAACTTTCGGAAGAGGCTGACCACCTTCAGGAAGGCTTCCTCCTCCAGCATCACACAAGCCTTTAGGAAAAAGTTCTCCCTGAAAGAGAGAGACGATGAACCCTTTGGGGAAAGCCATAAGGAGAATGGGAATGCCCCTGTGGTTGCTTCGTAA